From Neobacillus sp. PS2-9, the proteins below share one genomic window:
- a CDS encoding Ig-like domain-containing protein, whose protein sequence is MKRRGLLHKMKLRVLIILVLFIQMLGSQQTFFVLHVNGEEVISTEPKIMITSPETGALVSETNLTISGVIENISTVVSIIIYDGTEQLGTTSEVIENNWTIPLTLSEGVHTLTAKTVVDGVEISSNLIKVTIDSTLPNVSFIKPLNGAYLNSKSLEGTSEPGAIVESCMDCSEDSDGQIIGTWMTTLADSLGKWDYQDAQLTEGSHTVYAKATDRAGNIGNVTKITFTLDTLRPIVLPEISPKQDMTQVALNPTIRVKILDATALDESDEIINKSITVSQNGTKVDGTHSYNSVTKEITFTPSAPLRPNSKYNVVINPLGIIDLAGNNAFPRAWSFTTIAITSETHQNPHGSYDNNVNTCGNCHNTHQAKDSNLLSPKSAGDSDQQEGLAADNYCMACHDGTVAPMPENRLNVHTHNAAVKIDGKPSGSSCASCHNPHLDWSENNPNLAQDHITYKHLPSNPVDPIKPTEEISSKEQLCESCHETNSGEKIADPAVNYRVFQYNKSSEATGIYEDYDLCLRCHNADFKKKFDKTTDIASYYDNLTEEIKKQYEEVNGPLSFSKREISTEEKDFSRHIIKAQDGSPLAGHIPCAECHDTHGSNNIKLLKSKIGTENPTSFDIQSGEWDADKERVFCLTCHNGKTAIFGIVGTQIFDEITGKSVNPGIPEHDSTKPCSECHSDKNSYIEAAHAPKKGKRN, encoded by the coding sequence ATGAAAAGAAGAGGACTCCTGCATAAAATGAAATTACGAGTATTAATTATACTTGTTTTATTTATTCAAATGTTAGGATCCCAGCAAACATTTTTTGTGCTACATGTCAACGGCGAAGAAGTAATTAGTACAGAACCTAAGATTATGATTACCTCACCGGAAACAGGTGCACTTGTAAGTGAAACAAACTTAACTATCTCCGGTGTCATTGAGAATATTTCCACAGTGGTATCTATCATTATATATGATGGAACAGAGCAACTAGGTACAACCAGCGAAGTGATAGAAAACAACTGGACCATTCCTCTCACCTTGTCTGAGGGCGTCCACACACTCACTGCCAAAACAGTCGTTGATGGAGTGGAAATTAGTTCAAACCTTATTAAGGTAACCATTGATTCTACCCTTCCTAATGTAAGTTTTATAAAACCACTCAATGGAGCTTATTTGAATTCAAAATCTTTAGAAGGCACCTCGGAACCTGGTGCTATCGTTGAGAGTTGTATGGATTGTTCAGAAGATAGTGATGGACAGATTATAGGAACGTGGATGACGACGTTGGCTGATAGTTTGGGGAAATGGGATTACCAAGACGCTCAATTAACTGAAGGCAGCCATACTGTCTATGCCAAAGCAACAGACCGAGCAGGTAACATTGGGAATGTTACTAAAATAACCTTTACATTAGATACACTTAGACCTATAGTCCTGCCGGAAATTTCCCCAAAGCAGGATATGACACAAGTTGCGCTGAATCCAACGATTAGAGTCAAGATTTTGGATGCAACTGCATTAGATGAGAGTGATGAAATAATTAATAAAAGTATCACCGTTAGTCAAAATGGCACTAAGGTGGACGGAACACATAGCTATAATAGTGTAACAAAGGAAATCACATTTACACCGTCCGCTCCATTAAGGCCGAATTCAAAGTACAATGTAGTTATAAATCCATTAGGGATCATTGATTTGGCAGGAAATAATGCCTTCCCAAGAGCGTGGTCGTTCACGACTATCGCTATTACTTCTGAAACACACCAAAACCCGCATGGTAGTTATGATAATAATGTCAACACATGTGGGAATTGTCATAATACACACCAAGCAAAGGATTCAAACTTACTTTCACCAAAATCCGCAGGTGATTCAGATCAGCAAGAGGGTCTCGCTGCGGATAACTATTGTATGGCATGCCATGACGGGACGGTGGCACCAATGCCTGAGAACCGGCTTAATGTCCATACCCATAATGCTGCTGTAAAAATTGATGGTAAACCAAGCGGAAGCTCCTGTGCTAGTTGTCATAATCCGCATTTAGATTGGTCAGAAAATAATCCTAACTTGGCACAAGACCATATTACCTATAAGCATTTACCGTCTAATCCTGTAGATCCTATTAAACCTACAGAGGAAATAAGCAGTAAAGAACAATTATGTGAATCCTGCCATGAAACGAATAGTGGTGAGAAAATAGCCGATCCTGCTGTGAATTATCGTGTGTTCCAGTACAATAAATCAAGTGAAGCAACGGGCATATATGAGGATTATGATCTCTGCCTTCGTTGTCATAATGCAGACTTTAAAAAGAAGTTTGACAAAACTACAGATATAGCAAGCTATTATGATAATTTGACAGAAGAAATAAAGAAACAATATGAAGAGGTCAATGGTCCATTATCTTTCTCTAAACGCGAGATCTCTACAGAAGAAAAAGATTTTTCAAGACATATTATTAAAGCCCAAGATGGAAGTCCTCTTGCAGGGCACATTCCTTGTGCAGAATGTCATGACACACATGGTTCGAATAATATTAAACTCCTTAAAAGTAAAATAGGTACTGAAAATCCAACATCTTTTGATATTCAAAGTGGTGAATGGGACGCAGATAAGGAAAGGGTATTCTGTTTAACTTGCCATAATGGTAAAACAGCGATTTTTGGTATAGTAGGTACACAAATCTTTGATGAAATAACAGGTAAATCAGTTAATCCGGGTATTCCTGAACATGATAGTACAAAACCATGTTCTGAATGTCATAGCGATAAAAATTCGTATATTGAGGCAGCACATGCTCCAAAAAAGGGAAAAAGAAACTAA
- a CDS encoding NapC/NirT family cytochrome c, producing the protein MVFFKVNQDIELGQEPNWEDSEPTDRKERKVRNPANRWKLLVAALTTFFAMLGLLYGSISYTSTSSFCSTCHEMAPEHVTFQASAHNQIKCIQCHIKPGTKNLVIHKIESLKEVYSHIVGPPDKIVHSVAVSNGSCEQCHSRNRLVTATGDLIVNHKGHAEEGIPCITCHSGVTHAKIVERGINDASTYIYWTKENAKKLMGEKNIKPNMGTCIDCHDQVNQGKKPWKEIAYSLPEVNNRNQEEKVVGVNYIETPEMRAGIWERELPEIKQKTVLEAMGKQQTDVKISMECFTCHQQIKTPENHDIHNWTQRHGEFAVKELDKCLNCHQDSLWIKELEKQDIKSLLTDTKKKITYKQDLVTVAKESRNNYFCSTCHAYSPANHQDRYTWLYDAHRKNSGTPEERRRCFVCHDNEKPDVKGGTAPSDVYCDFCHKGEFIGEPS; encoded by the coding sequence ATGGTATTCTTTAAAGTGAATCAAGATATTGAGCTAGGACAGGAACCAAATTGGGAAGATTCTGAACCAACAGATAGAAAAGAAAGAAAAGTAAGAAATCCAGCCAACCGTTGGAAGCTGCTTGTAGCGGCTCTAACCACATTTTTTGCGATGCTGGGTTTGCTATATGGATCGATTAGCTATACCTCAACATCGTCCTTCTGTTCGACTTGTCATGAAATGGCACCAGAACATGTTACGTTTCAGGCAAGTGCCCACAATCAAATAAAATGTATACAATGTCATATTAAACCTGGCACAAAAAATTTAGTGATACATAAAATTGAATCTCTTAAAGAGGTTTACTCCCATATTGTTGGGCCTCCTGATAAGATAGTACACTCAGTTGCAGTATCAAACGGGAGCTGCGAACAGTGTCATTCGAGAAATCGCTTAGTTACTGCAACTGGTGATTTAATTGTCAATCATAAAGGACACGCTGAGGAAGGAATACCTTGTATCACCTGTCATAGTGGTGTGACCCACGCGAAGATTGTCGAGCGAGGAATCAATGATGCATCCACTTATATTTACTGGACGAAAGAAAATGCTAAAAAGCTAATGGGTGAAAAAAATATTAAACCAAACATGGGCACCTGTATTGACTGTCATGACCAAGTCAACCAAGGCAAAAAGCCGTGGAAGGAAATAGCCTATAGCCTGCCAGAAGTAAATAATAGGAACCAGGAAGAAAAAGTAGTTGGCGTGAACTACATTGAAACTCCAGAAATGAGGGCAGGCATTTGGGAAAGGGAACTACCCGAAATTAAGCAAAAGACGGTTCTTGAAGCCATGGGAAAACAGCAAACCGATGTAAAGATTTCAATGGAATGTTTTACATGCCATCAACAAATCAAAACACCTGAGAATCATGATATTCATAACTGGACACAACGCCATGGTGAATTTGCTGTAAAAGAATTAGATAAATGTCTCAATTGTCATCAGGACTCGTTATGGATAAAAGAGCTTGAAAAACAAGATATAAAATCATTATTAACGGATACCAAAAAGAAAATAACCTATAAACAAGACTTGGTCACAGTTGCTAAAGAATCGCGCAACAATTATTTCTGCAGTACATGTCATGCTTATAGCCCGGCAAACCATCAGGATCGCTACACATGGTTATATGATGCGCATCGAAAGAATTCCGGGACCCCGGAAGAAAGAAGAAGATGCTTTGTCTGCCATGATAATGAAAAGCCGGACGTGAAAGGGGGAACTGCTCCTTCAGATGTTTATTGTGATTTCTGCCATAAAGGTGAATTCATAGGTGAACCAAGTTAG
- a CDS encoding SEC-C metal-binding domain-containing protein: MEKIYRNDPCPCGSGKKYKRCCGAGEAVPITTIIEGEIDELQKQILQYAYHHFGHVLQDDFESFEELSELDDEQELEFFELIHTVWFSLFEGLDDGETIIEKFIHGQISKIKRPKLKQILQTWTFARTFVGKVISIDENKLKVEDGLSSEQLDTIVTSLSPTVKEGSFIIGILVPYDQSYVFFPSAFDLPELMPEHAYSYIEDCSMNAEYDSPQDYLTDNFLEVLSELPMIGGLLEIDELEWPAPVYKEVVDILREKLISLVPPPIIDLGVILWINYVQRKQKRIQNPNLYAAAMHYLLTTIAPMNVMYTQKELAEQYGVNARSISSIVSELDGVLAEDIAQLMELGLMTEENDPSPPFIPRLEGASVIEFPKNSNSEAIGSGASRSSGPSEKTTKKTKVTTREVSKRDEERARNLIYDALQSEGKNRYKLAEDALTLNPNCVDAYVILAEKTKSLEDAILMYEKGIQAGERDLGKAFFKENKGFFWGLTETRPFMRAKQHYAEALSLLGKVNEAIGQYEELLELNPMDNQGVRYSLFVAYIDEGEYKKASNLLQQYDEATAHGAYNKLLLELSEKGFTKKAQLLVKAAKKENKYVIPYLVGKKRLPAYPPDYYGFGDENEAIVYVDMHLHLWKKIEGLAEWLKNK, translated from the coding sequence ATGGAGAAAATATACAGAAATGACCCTTGTCCGTGCGGAAGCGGGAAAAAGTATAAACGTTGCTGCGGGGCAGGTGAAGCTGTTCCTATCACTACTATCATTGAAGGCGAAATTGACGAACTACAAAAACAAATCCTTCAATATGCTTACCACCACTTTGGGCACGTTCTTCAAGATGATTTTGAAAGTTTTGAAGAATTGAGTGAATTGGATGATGAGCAGGAGCTTGAATTTTTCGAATTGATTCATACCGTTTGGTTTTCTCTCTTTGAAGGTCTTGACGACGGTGAAACAATTATTGAAAAATTTATCCACGGCCAAATAAGTAAAATAAAACGTCCTAAGCTTAAGCAAATTTTACAAACCTGGACATTTGCTAGGACGTTCGTTGGCAAGGTAATCAGTATTGATGAAAATAAGCTGAAGGTGGAGGACGGACTTAGTTCTGAACAACTCGATACCATTGTAACAAGTTTGTCTCCAACTGTTAAAGAGGGTTCTTTTATCATTGGAATCTTAGTTCCATACGATCAAAGTTATGTCTTCTTCCCTTCTGCATTTGATTTACCAGAGCTCATGCCTGAACATGCCTACTCCTATATAGAGGATTGCAGCATGAATGCTGAATATGACTCACCACAGGACTATTTAACAGACAATTTTTTGGAAGTATTGAGTGAACTGCCGATGATAGGTGGATTACTTGAAATAGATGAACTCGAATGGCCTGCCCCCGTTTATAAAGAAGTGGTGGACATCCTGAGAGAAAAACTGATTTCCCTTGTCCCGCCACCCATTATAGACCTGGGGGTCATTCTATGGATTAATTATGTTCAGAGAAAGCAAAAACGAATACAGAACCCAAATCTTTATGCTGCTGCCATGCACTATTTACTTACCACGATTGCCCCTATGAACGTGATGTACACACAAAAGGAGCTGGCGGAACAATATGGAGTGAATGCACGTAGTATTTCTTCTATTGTTTCTGAATTAGATGGGGTGTTAGCTGAGGATATCGCTCAACTAATGGAACTTGGTCTTATGACTGAAGAAAACGATCCTTCTCCTCCCTTTATACCGCGACTAGAAGGGGCATCCGTAATTGAATTCCCTAAAAATAGCAACTCAGAAGCAATTGGTAGTGGAGCTTCTCGTTCTAGTGGTCCAAGTGAAAAAACTACCAAGAAAACAAAAGTGACTACTCGCGAGGTTTCAAAACGGGACGAAGAAAGAGCTAGAAACCTAATTTACGATGCTCTCCAATCGGAGGGGAAAAATCGGTATAAGCTGGCTGAAGACGCATTGACCTTAAATCCGAATTGTGTCGATGCCTATGTGATTCTGGCGGAAAAAACGAAGAGTCTTGAAGATGCTATCCTTATGTATGAAAAAGGAATCCAGGCTGGGGAGAGAGATCTAGGTAAAGCGTTTTTCAAGGAAAATAAGGGGTTCTTTTGGGGATTAACTGAAACAAGACCGTTTATGCGGGCGAAGCAGCATTATGCCGAAGCACTATCTCTGTTAGGAAAAGTAAATGAGGCAATCGGTCAGTATGAGGAGCTCCTCGAATTAAACCCTATGGATAACCAAGGGGTGCGCTACTCCTTGTTTGTAGCTTATATAGATGAAGGTGAATATAAAAAAGCTAGTAACCTGTTGCAGCAATACGATGAGGCAACAGCACATGGTGCATACAATAAGCTCTTACTTGAGCTGAGTGAAAAAGGTTTTACAAAGAAGGCTCAATTACTGGTAAAGGCAGCAAAAAAAGAAAACAAATATGTCATTCCATATTTAGTCGGTAAAAAACGACTTCCAGCCTATCCACCTGACTATTATGGTTTTGGTGATGAAAACGAAGCGATTGTCTATGTTGATATGCATTTGCATTTGTGGAAGAAGATTGAGGGGTTGGCGGAATGGTTGAAGAATAAGTAA
- the prfB gene encoding peptide chain release factor 2 (programmed frameshift) codes for MELAEIRNELEKTAKKLADFRGSLDLENKEARIAELDDEMLQPDFWNDQDKAQTVISEANALKDQVNEFNELNESYENLELTYELVKEENDEELRNELEEELQQLSGRLSQFELQLLLSEEYDKNNAILELHPGAGGTESQDWGSMLLRMYTRWAEKKGFKVETLDYLPGDEAGIKSVTLAIKGHNAYGYLKAEKGVHRLVRISPFDASGRRHTSFVSCEVMPEFNEEIQVEVRTEDLKIDTYRATGAGGQHINTTDSAVRITHIPSGVVVTCQSERSQIKNREAAMKMLKAKLYQREIERQEQELLEIRGEQKEIGWGSQIRSYVFHPYSMVKDHRTSTESGNVQAVMDGDLDQFINAYLRSRIS; via the exons ATGGAATTAGCAGAAATTCGGAATGAACTTGAGAAAACAGCTAAAAAATTAGCGGACTTTAGGGGGTCTCTT GACCTAGAGAATAAGGAAGCGCGGATTGCAGAGTTAGATGATGAAATGCTTCAGCCTGATTTTTGGAATGATCAAGATAAGGCACAAACGGTCATTAGTGAAGCAAATGCATTGAAGGACCAAGTGAATGAGTTTAATGAGTTAAATGAGTCGTATGAAAACTTAGAATTAACCTATGAACTTGTGAAAGAAGAAAACGATGAAGAGCTGAGGAATGAGCTGGAAGAAGAGCTACAACAGTTAAGCGGGCGATTGAGTCAGTTTGAACTGCAGCTTCTCTTAAGTGAAGAGTATGATAAAAATAATGCTATTTTGGAGCTTCACCCTGGTGCGGGTGGAACGGAATCACAGGACTGGGGCTCTATGCTTCTTCGAATGTATACGCGCTGGGCAGAAAAGAAGGGCTTTAAAGTGGAGACGCTCGATTATCTCCCTGGGGATGAAGCAGGAATAAAAAGTGTGACACTGGCCATTAAAGGTCATAATGCCTACGGGTATTTAAAAGCAGAGAAGGGTGTTCATCGATTGGTAAGGATTTCACCGTTCGATGCTTCTGGCCGCAGACATACGTCGTTCGTTTCTTGTGAAGTGATGCCGGAATTCAATGAGGAAATACAAGTAGAAGTACGTACTGAAGATTTAAAGATTGATACGTACCGTGCAACAGGAGCGGGTGGTCAGCATATTAACACGACCGATTCGGCTGTTCGTATTACCCATATTCCTTCAGGGGTTGTTGTAACATGCCAATCCGAGCGTTCACAGATTAAAAACCGCGAAGCCGCAATGAAAATGTTAAAAGCGAAGTTATATCAACGGGAAATTGAACGTCAGGAACAAGAACTTTTGGAAATCCGAGGCGAACAAAAGGAGATTGGTTGGGGAAGCCAAATCCGTTCGTACGTTTTTCATCCCTATTCGATGGTAAAAGACCACAGAACGAGTACGGAAAGTGGTAATGTTCAAGCGGTCATGGACGGGGATTTAGATCAGTTTATTAATGCTTATTTGCGTTCAAGAATTTCATAA
- a CDS encoding YitT family protein, with protein sequence MNILSNLTKSYPRTRIAVDYVLVLIGSAIIAFAFNVFLLPNQVASGGVSGISTILKTVVGWEPAYVQWAFNIPLFIAGVILLGKQFGIKTLVGTIFLPMVVFLTNNLEPWTHDALLGALFGGIGVGLGLGIVFRGNASTGGTDLAAQIINKYTGFTLGRCVVMIDGLIVLTAAIVFDIEKGLYALIALYVTSKTIDLIQVGFGRSKMAMIITNKQEEVREGILNKIDRGVTKLSAYGGFTDHERPVLMCVVDQTEFTKLKHLVKTLDPSAFVVVMDAAEVLGEGFKHE encoded by the coding sequence ATGAATATTTTAAGCAATCTAACAAAATCCTATCCTAGAACACGTATAGCTGTAGATTATGTTTTAGTTTTAATTGGCTCAGCCATTATAGCATTTGCCTTTAATGTGTTTTTGCTCCCCAACCAAGTAGCTTCTGGAGGAGTAAGCGGGATAAGTACGATCCTGAAAACAGTGGTTGGCTGGGAACCGGCATATGTCCAGTGGGCCTTTAATATCCCATTATTTATTGCTGGCGTTATTCTTTTAGGAAAGCAATTTGGAATAAAAACATTGGTAGGCACCATTTTTTTACCCATGGTCGTTTTTCTCACAAACAATTTAGAGCCATGGACACATGATGCGCTTCTTGGTGCATTGTTTGGCGGAATAGGTGTTGGCCTGGGACTGGGCATTGTATTTAGGGGAAATGCATCCACTGGTGGTACGGATCTTGCTGCTCAAATTATTAATAAGTATACAGGCTTCACATTAGGTAGATGTGTAGTGATGATTGATGGATTAATTGTCCTTACAGCTGCCATTGTGTTTGATATTGAAAAGGGTTTATATGCATTGATTGCTCTTTATGTTACCAGCAAAACGATTGATTTAATTCAAGTTGGATTTGGTAGGTCAAAAATGGCAATGATCATTACTAATAAGCAGGAAGAAGTTCGTGAAGGAATCTTGAATAAAATTGACCGTGGAGTGACAAAACTATCAGCATATGGTGGTTTTACTGACCATGAGCGGCCTGTTCTTATGTGTGTTGTCGATCAAACTGAGTTCACAAAATTGAAACATTTGGTCAAAACCCTTGATCCATCTGCATTTGTCGTTGTTATGGACGCTGCGGAGGTACTTGGGGAGGGTTTCAAACACGAATAG
- the cccB gene encoding cytochrome c551 produces MKKKLLTLLLGTSLVMGLAACGGGDDKTKDTGNGGTETAQAGDAQKIFDQKCSSCHGGDMKGGMGPNLTKVGSKYSKDEILDILKNGKSGGMPAGLVSGDEADQVADWLAAKK; encoded by the coding sequence ATGAAGAAGAAGCTACTAACATTGCTGTTGGGAACATCCTTAGTAATGGGCCTTGCTGCTTGTGGGGGCGGCGATGACAAAACCAAAGACACAGGGAATGGCGGTACTGAAACTGCACAAGCAGGCGATGCACAAAAGATTTTTGACCAAAAATGCTCTAGTTGTCATGGTGGCGACATGAAGGGTGGAATGGGTCCAAACCTAACAAAGGTTGGATCAAAGTACTCTAAAGATGAAATTTTGGATATTCTCAAAAATGGTAAATCAGGCGGAATGCCAGCAGGTCTAGTTTCAGGTGATGAAGCAGATCAAGTGGCTGACTGGCTAGCAGCTAAAAAGTAA
- the ftsE gene encoding cell division ATP-binding protein FtsE, with the protein MIELQEVYKKYPNGVTAINGIDVRINQGEFVYVVGPSGAGKSTFIKMMYREEIPTTGTIMINGVNLAKLKMKKVPLFRRNLGVVFQDFKLLQNLTVYENVAFALEVIEAQPKVIRKRVMEVLDLVGLKHKIKMLPGELSGGEQQRVSIARSIVNSPKIVIADEPTGNLDPETSWEIMNIFEEINARGTTIVMATHNREIVNTIKHRVIAIESGKIARDEQRGEYGYEN; encoded by the coding sequence ATGATAGAACTACAAGAAGTATATAAAAAGTATCCGAATGGTGTTACCGCCATTAACGGGATTGACGTCCGAATTAATCAGGGCGAATTTGTTTATGTTGTCGGACCAAGTGGTGCTGGGAAATCCACTTTTATTAAAATGATGTATCGTGAAGAAATCCCTACTACTGGGACTATTATGATTAATGGCGTCAATCTAGCCAAGCTGAAAATGAAGAAGGTTCCTTTATTTAGGAGAAATCTAGGCGTTGTTTTCCAAGACTTTAAACTACTTCAAAATCTAACAGTATATGAGAATGTTGCCTTTGCACTTGAGGTAATTGAGGCGCAGCCAAAGGTTATTAGAAAACGTGTAATGGAAGTTCTTGACCTTGTAGGTCTTAAGCATAAAATTAAGATGCTTCCTGGCGAGCTTTCTGGTGGAGAACAGCAACGTGTCTCTATTGCACGCTCGATCGTCAACTCACCTAAAATAGTGATTGCGGATGAGCCTACAGGTAACCTTGACCCTGAAACATCATGGGAAATTATGAACATCTTTGAAGAAATTAATGCTAGAGGTACAACGATTGTTATGGCAACTCATAACAGAGAAATCGTAAATACAATAAAGCATCGCGTTATTGCCATAGAAAGCGGGAAAATTGCACGTGATGAGCAAAGAGGGGAGTACGGTTATGAAAATTAG
- the ftsX gene encoding permease-like cell division protein FtsX → MKIRTVGRHARESLKSISRNGWMTFASVSAVTVTLILVGVFFVIMMNLNRVAQTIEQDVEIRVHIDFAANKQDQQALKSEIERIPEVKSVKFSPKTKELDNLVKSLGEDGKAFKLFEQDNPLNDVFIVKTKKPTDTMKVAKKIEKANFVAKVKYGQGKVEKLFKFIKASRNVGIVLIIGLFFTAIFLISNTIKITIIARRREIKIMRLVGATNSFIRWPFFLEGLWLGIMGSILPIILISIAYYRAYDYIGPKLEGTFIKILPVDPFVYQVSGILMLMGALIGVWGSVMSVRKFLKV, encoded by the coding sequence ATGAAAATTAGAACTGTTGGCCGTCATGCCCGAGAAAGTTTAAAAAGTATATCTAGAAATGGATGGATGACCTTTGCATCCGTAAGTGCAGTTACAGTTACTTTGATTTTAGTCGGTGTCTTTTTCGTTATTATGATGAATCTAAATAGAGTAGCACAAACCATTGAACAGGACGTGGAAATTCGCGTTCACATCGATTTTGCTGCAAATAAACAAGATCAGCAAGCTTTAAAAAGTGAGATTGAGAGAATTCCCGAAGTGAAAAGTGTGAAATTTTCACCTAAAACGAAGGAACTAGATAATCTAGTGAAAAGCTTGGGTGAGGACGGAAAAGCCTTTAAGCTTTTTGAACAAGATAATCCACTAAACGATGTATTTATCGTAAAAACGAAAAAACCAACTGACACAATGAAAGTCGCTAAGAAAATTGAAAAAGCAAACTTTGTTGCTAAGGTAAAATACGGGCAAGGTAAGGTTGAAAAGTTATTTAAGTTTATCAAGGCGAGCCGTAACGTAGGAATTGTCTTAATTATAGGCTTATTCTTCACTGCGATATTCTTAATCTCTAATACTATTAAAATAACTATTATTGCTAGAAGAAGAGAAATTAAAATTATGAGATTAGTTGGAGCAACGAACTCCTTTATCCGCTGGCCGTTTTTCCTAGAAGGTTTATGGCTTGGTATCATGGGCTCGATTTTGCCAATTATCCTCATTTCGATTGCGTACTACCGTGCATATGATTATATTGGTCCAAAGCTTGAAGGAACCTTTATTAAAATCCTGCCAGTTGACCCGTTTGTTTACCAGGTCTCCGGTATTTTGATGTTAATGGGCGCTTTAATTGGGGTATGGGGCAGTGTAATGTCCGTAAGAAAATTCTTGAAAGTGTAG
- a CDS encoding peptidoglycan DD-metalloendopeptidase family protein — translation MRKSMMTLTVAVLVGFGTTFGGFSTKTEAESISKLKGEQNKIQDQRSDVKSDMNAANDKINSLKDQQVDVKTEMKRIDYAIEDATNKINEKTAKIEETKAEITKLQKETEVLKERIKARNELLKERARSYQETGGLVNYLDVLMGSSSFSDFIDRANAVATIMQADQDIIQKQEADKKELEEKQAQVKKDLASLEKMVADLETLNRQLATQKAEKDRLLATLVTQEQEEQEHMMDLQEQEQILASQEAAIQKAIKLEQEAQARAAAQAKQSSSSSGSSSSGGGASSGATPGVSSGYWTQPAVGVLSSGFGGRGSEMHFGVDIANRTKVPILAAADGVVIKSYYSSSYGNCIFISHSINGQVFTTVYAHMSSRIAGNGAVVKKGQQIGVMGNTGASRGQHLHFELHKGPWTQDKRYAISPVGIVPLP, via the coding sequence ATGAGAAAATCAATGATGACGCTGACCGTTGCTGTACTGGTCGGGTTTGGAACCACGTTCGGAGGTTTTTCTACTAAAACTGAAGCGGAATCAATCTCCAAGCTAAAAGGTGAACAAAATAAAATTCAAGACCAACGTTCTGATGTAAAGTCAGATATGAATGCAGCAAACGATAAAATCAATTCATTAAAAGATCAGCAAGTAGATGTTAAAACTGAAATGAAACGCATCGATTATGCGATTGAAGATGCGACTAATAAAATAAATGAAAAAACCGCCAAGATTGAAGAAACAAAGGCTGAAATTACTAAGCTTCAAAAAGAAACAGAGGTTCTAAAGGAACGTATTAAAGCTCGTAACGAACTATTGAAGGAACGCGCTCGAAGCTACCAAGAGACAGGTGGATTGGTTAATTACCTTGATGTGTTAATGGGTTCTTCAAGCTTCAGCGATTTTATTGATCGGGCCAATGCGGTAGCAACCATAATGCAGGCCGATCAGGACATCATTCAAAAGCAAGAGGCTGACAAAAAGGAGCTTGAGGAGAAACAGGCTCAGGTAAAAAAAGATCTTGCTAGTTTGGAAAAGATGGTTGCAGACTTAGAAACATTAAATCGACAATTGGCTACCCAAAAGGCAGAAAAAGATAGATTATTAGCTACTCTTGTCACACAAGAACAAGAAGAGCAAGAACACATGATGGATTTGCAGGAGCAGGAGCAAATCTTAGCATCTCAAGAGGCAGCCATTCAAAAAGCCATCAAGCTGGAGCAAGAGGCCCAAGCTAGAGCAGCAGCTCAAGCAAAGCAATCTTCTTCTAGTAGTGGAAGCTCAAGCAGTGGCGGTGGCGCTAGTTCTGGAGCAACGCCAGGTGTATCAAGTGGATACTGGACACAACCAGCGGTGGGTGTATTAAGTTCAGGATTCGGAGGCCGTGGATCTGAGATGCACTTTGGTGTTGATATTGCCAATAGAACAAAGGTTCCAATCTTAGCTGCAGCAGACGGTGTAGTTATTAAATCCTATTATTCTAGCAGTTATGGTAACTGTATATTCATCTCCCACTCCATTAATGGACAGGTGTTTACAACTGTCTATGCACATATGTCATCACGGATTGCTGGAAACGGAGCCGTCGTGAAAAAAGGCCAACAAATTGGTGTAATGGGTAATACAGGTGCATCAAGAGGACAGCACTTACACTTTGAACTTCATAAAGGACCGTGGACACAGGATAAGCGTTATGCGATTAGTCCAGTAGGAATAGTGCCACTGCCATAA